The following proteins are encoded in a genomic region of Haloarcula marina:
- a CDS encoding C2H2-type zinc finger protein has protein sequence MTKHHYRCHICGRDFDGFEELRTHTERRHADGNQKWWLVTEDPDDLPFDVQEP, from the coding sequence ATGACGAAACACCACTACCGCTGTCACATCTGCGGCCGCGACTTCGACGGGTTCGAGGAACTGCGCACCCACACTGAGCGACGGCACGCCGACGGCAACCAGAAGTGGTGGCTGGTCACCGAAGACCCGGACGACCTGCCGTTCGACGTCCAAGAGCCGTGA
- a CDS encoding ribonucleoside-diphosphate reductase subunit alpha: MSRQQTTDDGRSILDRARTATDEPLPDADWAAIRSEIDRSLYEGASRDEVYDAVLQALTARIEREPGLERVAGAVARHQYYRTVLGEDVTGDALDREYRAAFVTNLERGVDLGLLDERLLDRFDCEALAEYLELDRDEHFEYMAMETLRQRYFLKTETEGEHLELPQAFWMRVAMGLAVEEDDPQRRAEEFYDVLSKLEFTPSTPTLFHSGTTHPQLSSCYLTTVPDDLGDIFDAYKHHAQLSKWSGGLGNDWTNLRAAGSLIESTGVESTGVVPFLRISNDVTAAINRSGKRRGAACAYLACWHLDFPAFLDLKRNTGDERRRTPDMNTAAWIPDLFVERVQSDGEWTLFSPDEVPDLHDLSGEAFAERYREYEREAENGEMRQYERVEAAELWRTMLTRLFETGHPWLTFKDPCNVRSPQDHVGTVHSSNLCTEITLNTSADEHAVCNLGSVNYATHVEAVSADHGAAETERSDSTAMLDQDHLADTIETAMRMLDNVVDLCFYPTDEASASNMRHRPVGLGTMGFHEALLELGVPMASEAAVEKANRWQEFVSYHAILGSSKLAAERGTYDSYEGSKWDRGLLPQDTVDLLEEERGREIPTERTETMDWDRVRAHVDAHGMRNSNTMAIAPTATVSTINGTTPSIEPLYSNLYVKSNMSGDFTIVNDHLVDDLREEGLWDEEMVDRIKFHDGSIQEIAEIPASLRELHRGAFEIDPRHQLRLTAHRQTWIDQSVSHNVFFPSTDGSLLDDVYTTAWELGLKTTYYLRTLGASQIEKSTLDMAEYGKTQHRDAYEGTKPADGESDLCTVEDPTCDACQ; the protein is encoded by the coding sequence ATGAGCCGACAACAGACGACAGACGACGGACGGTCGATTCTCGACCGCGCACGAACTGCTACCGACGAACCGCTTCCCGACGCCGACTGGGCGGCCATCCGCAGCGAGATTGACCGCTCGCTGTACGAGGGGGCGTCACGAGACGAGGTGTACGACGCCGTCTTGCAGGCCTTGACCGCCCGCATCGAGCGCGAACCCGGACTCGAACGGGTGGCCGGTGCCGTCGCGCGCCACCAGTACTACCGAACGGTGCTGGGCGAGGACGTGACCGGCGACGCACTCGACCGCGAGTACCGGGCGGCGTTCGTCACCAACCTCGAACGCGGCGTCGACCTCGGACTCCTCGACGAGCGACTGCTCGACCGCTTCGACTGCGAAGCCCTCGCGGAGTATCTCGAACTCGACCGGGACGAACACTTCGAGTACATGGCGATGGAGACGCTCAGACAGCGGTACTTCCTCAAGACCGAGACCGAGGGGGAACACCTCGAACTCCCGCAGGCGTTCTGGATGCGGGTGGCGATGGGACTGGCGGTCGAGGAAGACGACCCGCAGCGACGGGCCGAGGAGTTCTACGACGTGCTCTCGAAACTGGAGTTCACGCCGTCGACGCCGACGCTGTTCCACAGCGGTACCACGCATCCCCAACTCTCCTCGTGTTACCTGACGACGGTCCCAGACGACCTCGGCGACATCTTCGACGCCTACAAGCACCACGCCCAACTGTCGAAGTGGAGCGGCGGCCTCGGCAACGACTGGACGAACCTCCGCGCCGCGGGGTCGCTCATCGAGTCGACCGGCGTCGAGTCGACCGGCGTGGTCCCGTTCCTGCGCATCAGCAACGACGTGACCGCGGCCATCAACCGCTCGGGCAAGCGACGCGGTGCGGCCTGTGCCTACCTCGCCTGCTGGCACTTGGACTTCCCGGCGTTTCTGGACCTGAAGCGCAACACGGGCGACGAGCGTCGGCGGACGCCGGACATGAACACCGCGGCGTGGATTCCGGACCTGTTCGTCGAACGGGTGCAGTCCGACGGGGAGTGGACACTGTTCTCGCCCGACGAAGTGCCGGACCTCCACGACCTGTCCGGGGAGGCGTTCGCCGAGCGGTACCGGGAGTACGAACGGGAGGCCGAGAACGGGGAGATGCGTCAGTACGAGCGGGTCGAGGCGGCCGAGCTCTGGCGGACGATGCTCACGCGCCTCTTCGAGACGGGCCACCCGTGGCTGACGTTCAAAGACCCCTGTAACGTCCGGTCGCCACAGGACCACGTCGGGACGGTCCACTCTTCGAACCTCTGTACCGAAATCACGCTCAACACCAGCGCCGACGAACACGCCGTCTGCAACCTCGGGAGCGTCAACTACGCGACCCACGTCGAGGCGGTGAGCGCGGACCACGGGGCCGCGGAGACCGAGCGGTCCGACTCGACCGCGATGCTCGACCAGGACCACCTCGCCGACACCATCGAGACGGCGATGCGGATGCTCGACAACGTCGTGGACCTGTGTTTCTACCCGACCGACGAGGCGTCGGCCTCGAACATGCGTCATCGACCCGTCGGCCTCGGGACGATGGGCTTTCACGAAGCCCTGCTGGAACTGGGGGTTCCGATGGCCTCCGAGGCCGCCGTCGAGAAAGCGAACCGGTGGCAGGAGTTCGTCTCCTACCACGCTATCCTCGGGTCTTCGAAACTCGCCGCCGAGCGCGGCACGTACGATTCCTACGAAGGTTCCAAATGGGACCGTGGCCTGCTCCCGCAGGACACCGTCGACTTGCTGGAAGAGGAACGGGGCCGCGAGATTCCGACAGAGCGCACGGAGACGATGGACTGGGACCGCGTCCGGGCGCACGTCGACGCACACGGGATGCGCAACTCCAACACGATGGCCATCGCGCCGACGGCCACCGTCTCGACCATCAACGGGACCACGCCCTCTATCGAACCGCTGTACTCGAACCTCTACGTGAAGTCGAACATGTCGGGGGATTTCACCATCGTCAACGACCACCTTGTCGACGACCTCCGGGAAGAAGGGCTATGGGACGAGGAGATGGTGGACCGCATCAAGTTCCACGACGGGTCGATTCAGGAGATAGCCGAGATTCCAGCGTCCCTGCGAGAACTCCACCGGGGCGCGTTCGAGATAGACCCGCGCCACCAGTTGCGACTGACCGCGCACCGACAGACGTGGATAGACCAGTCCGTCTCCCACAACGTGTTCTTCCCGTCGACGGACGGGTCGTTGCTCGACGACGTGTACACGACCGCGTGGGAACTCGGTCTGAAGACGACGTACTACCTCCGGACGCTCGGTGCGTCCCAGATAGAGAAGTCGACGCTGGACATGGCCGAGTACGGCAAGACACAACATCGTGATGCCTACGAAGGAACCAAACCGGCGGACGGCGAGAGCGACCTCTGTACCGTCGAAGACCCGACCTGCGACGCCTGTCAATAA
- a CDS encoding M10 family metallopeptidase domain-containing protein, with amino-acid sequence MDRRTAVALVAVALVTVSGCSAASEAVGELGEQRHPFADETVAVAVDGTDRERALTRDALTYWESHAAEYAGFETEFRLVDPGETPTTAGPIVEVRFVETVGDCGDTDYSAGCAPRINATTRVDWPATVRVQRGFDDDSTRLVAMHEVGHLLGRSHDDAPRDVMRHERALATLPRPNASERPVPWNDSTLTVAVRGEGLSDAERAAYREEVAYAAAYVGEGADGTVPANVSVDVVDDPETADVVVEPVASAECRPDAGSCARVEGTDPDADGAIETYTRVEILLVDLDREAASWHVARQLLVAFGVDEAAIPARLADATYDERRGAWHG; translated from the coding sequence ATGGACCGACGGACGGCGGTCGCACTCGTAGCGGTCGCCCTCGTGACCGTGAGCGGATGTAGTGCCGCTTCGGAGGCGGTCGGGGAGTTGGGCGAACAGCGGCATCCGTTCGCCGACGAGACGGTGGCCGTCGCCGTCGACGGAACGGACCGCGAGCGTGCGCTCACGCGCGACGCACTGACCTATTGGGAGAGCCACGCCGCCGAGTACGCCGGGTTCGAGACCGAGTTCCGACTGGTCGACCCCGGCGAGACGCCGACGACTGCGGGTCCCATCGTCGAGGTACGGTTCGTCGAGACGGTCGGTGACTGCGGGGACACCGACTACTCGGCGGGGTGTGCGCCGCGAATCAACGCGACGACCCGGGTCGACTGGCCCGCGACGGTGCGGGTCCAGCGGGGGTTCGACGACGACTCGACGCGCCTCGTCGCCATGCACGAGGTGGGGCACTTGCTCGGACGCTCGCACGACGACGCGCCGCGTGACGTGATGCGTCACGAGCGCGCCCTCGCGACGCTCCCGCGACCGAACGCCAGCGAGCGACCCGTCCCGTGGAACGATTCGACGCTGACGGTCGCCGTCCGCGGAGAGGGCCTGTCGGACGCCGAACGGGCGGCCTACCGCGAGGAAGTCGCGTATGCCGCGGCCTACGTCGGTGAGGGGGCCGACGGCACCGTCCCCGCGAACGTCTCGGTGGATGTCGTCGACGACCCCGAGACGGCCGATGTCGTCGTCGAACCGGTGGCGTCGGCCGAGTGCCGACCGGACGCGGGGTCGTGCGCGCGCGTAGAGGGGACCGACCCGGACGCCGACGGCGCGATAGAGACGTACACGCGCGTCGAAATCCTGCTCGTGGACCTCGACCGCGAGGCGGCCAGTTGGCACGTCGCCCGGCAACTGCTGGTCGCCTTCGGGGTCGACGAGGCGGCGATACCGGCCCGACTCGCCGACGCTACCTACGACGAGCGCCGCGGGGCGTGGCACGGGTAA
- the uvrB gene encoding excinuclease ABC subunit UvrB, with the protein MSDAGGPLSIDRPDADSEFRVDAPFDPAGDQPEAIAQLAEGFRQGMDKQTLLGVTGSGKTNTVSWTIEEIQKPTLVIAHNKTLAAQLYEEFRNLFPDNAVEYFVSYYDYYQPEAYVEQTDTFIDKDASINDEIDRLRHSATRSLLTRDDVIVVASVSAIYGLGDPRNYVDMSLPLEVGQEIERDELLGRLVDLNYERNDVDFTQGTFRVRGDTLEIYPMYGRYAIRVEFWGDEIDRMLKVDPLEGKVVREEPAALIHPAEHYSIPEQRLERAIEEIKELLDQRIRYFERNGDAVAAQRIEERTTFDLEMMQETGYCSGIENYSVHLSDRESGEAPYTLLDYFPDDFLTVIDESHQTIPQIRGQFAGDKSRKESLVENGFRLPTAFDNRPLTFEEFEEKTDQTLYVSATPSDYEREHSQQVVEQIVRPTHLVDPAVEVADATGQVDDLMDRIDDRIDRDERVLVTTLTKRMAEDLTEYLEEAGVSVAYMHDETDTLERHELIRSLRLGDIDVLVGINLLREGLDIPEVSLVAILDADQEGFLRSETTLVQTMGRAARNVNGEVVLYADDTSDAMASAIDETQRRRRIQQAYNEEHGFEPTTIEKDVGETNLPGSKTDTGGISGDGPADEDEAARQVDELEARMQEAANNLEFELAADIRDRIRELREEFDLDGGDDGGVPAPSGEF; encoded by the coding sequence ATGAGCGACGCCGGAGGCCCCCTCTCTATCGACCGCCCGGACGCCGACAGCGAATTCCGCGTCGACGCGCCGTTCGACCCGGCCGGTGACCAACCCGAGGCCATCGCGCAGTTGGCCGAGGGGTTCCGGCAGGGGATGGACAAACAGACCCTGCTGGGCGTGACGGGGTCGGGCAAGACAAACACCGTCTCGTGGACCATCGAGGAGATTCAAAAGCCCACACTCGTCATCGCCCACAACAAGACGCTGGCCGCACAGTTGTACGAGGAGTTCCGGAACCTCTTCCCGGACAACGCCGTCGAGTACTTCGTCTCCTACTACGACTACTACCAACCCGAGGCCTACGTCGAGCAGACGGACACCTTCATCGACAAGGACGCCTCCATCAACGACGAAATCGACCGCCTGCGCCACTCGGCGACGCGCTCCCTGCTCACTCGGGACGACGTCATCGTCGTCGCGAGCGTCTCGGCCATCTACGGCCTCGGCGACCCGCGAAACTACGTCGACATGTCCCTCCCGCTGGAAGTCGGCCAGGAGATAGAACGCGACGAACTGCTGGGCCGCCTCGTCGACCTGAACTACGAGCGCAACGACGTGGACTTCACGCAGGGCACGTTCCGCGTGCGCGGGGACACGCTCGAAATCTACCCGATGTACGGCCGCTACGCCATCCGCGTGGAGTTCTGGGGCGACGAGATAGACCGGATGCTCAAAGTCGACCCGCTGGAGGGCAAAGTCGTCCGGGAGGAACCCGCCGCGCTGATTCACCCGGCCGAACACTACTCCATCCCCGAGCAACGGCTGGAGCGAGCCATCGAGGAGATTAAGGAACTGCTCGACCAGCGCATCCGGTACTTCGAGCGGAACGGCGACGCCGTCGCCGCCCAGCGAATCGAGGAGCGCACCACCTTCGACTTGGAGATGATGCAGGAGACGGGGTACTGTTCGGGCATCGAGAACTACTCGGTCCACCTCTCGGACCGCGAGAGCGGCGAAGCGCCCTACACCCTGCTGGACTACTTCCCGGACGACTTCCTCACGGTCATCGACGAGTCCCACCAGACCATCCCGCAGATTCGCGGCCAGTTCGCGGGCGACAAGTCGCGCAAGGAGAGTCTGGTCGAGAACGGTTTCCGCCTCCCCACGGCGTTCGACAACCGCCCGCTCACCTTCGAGGAGTTCGAAGAGAAGACCGACCAGACGCTGTACGTCTCCGCGACGCCGAGCGACTACGAACGCGAGCACAGCCAGCAGGTCGTCGAGCAAATCGTCCGACCCACGCACCTCGTCGACCCCGCCGTCGAGGTGGCCGACGCCACCGGACAGGTCGACGACCTGATGGACCGCATCGACGACCGAATCGACCGGGACGAACGCGTCCTCGTCACCACGCTCACCAAGCGGATGGCCGAGGACCTCACCGAGTATCTCGAAGAAGCGGGCGTCAGCGTGGCGTACATGCACGACGAGACGGACACGCTCGAACGCCACGAACTCATCCGCTCGCTCCGACTGGGCGACATCGACGTGCTCGTGGGTATCAACCTCCTGCGGGAGGGACTCGACATCCCCGAAGTCTCGCTCGTCGCCATCCTCGACGCCGACCAAGAGGGGTTCCTGCGCTCGGAGACGACGCTCGTCCAGACGATGGGCCGGGCCGCCAGAAACGTCAACGGCGAAGTCGTCCTCTACGCCGACGACACCAGCGACGCGATGGCGTCGGCCATCGACGAGACCCAGCGCCGCCGCCGCATTCAACAGGCGTACAACGAGGAACACGGCTTCGAACCGACGACCATCGAGAAGGACGTGGGCGAGACGAACCTCCCCGGGAGCAAGACCGACACCGGCGGCATCTCGGGCGACGGCCCGGCAGACGAGGACGAGGCGGCCCGACAGGTCGACGAACTCGAAGCGCGGATGCAGGAGGCCGCCAACAATCTGGAGTTCGAACTCGCGGCGGACATCCGCGACCGCATCCGCGAACTCCGCGAGGAGTTCGACTTGGACGGCGGCGACGACGGCGGCGTCCCCGCGCCGAGCGGCGAGTTCTGA
- a CDS encoding cation:proton antiporter regulatory subunit produces the protein MTVYETDVPGVGKKFEVEIGGEERLVIVIHHDGKREVFHKSNPDADADRVFSLTGQRAREVGAILQGAYFQPVETDSVDVPLGDAIIEWIDVGDDSPLAGQTLADAQVRQQTGASIIAIQRDAETLPNPDADDTIAAGDILVTLGTRDEQSAVEGLVTPDDDG, from the coding sequence ATGACGGTTTACGAGACAGACGTGCCCGGCGTGGGCAAGAAGTTCGAGGTGGAAATCGGCGGGGAGGAGCGCCTCGTCATCGTGATTCACCACGACGGCAAGCGAGAGGTGTTCCACAAGTCGAACCCCGACGCCGACGCCGACCGGGTGTTCTCGCTCACCGGTCAGCGGGCGCGCGAGGTGGGCGCGATTTTGCAGGGGGCGTACTTCCAACCGGTCGAGACGGACTCGGTCGACGTGCCCCTCGGCGACGCCATCATCGAGTGGATAGACGTCGGCGACGACTCACCGCTGGCGGGGCAGACCCTCGCCGACGCGCAGGTCCGTCAGCAGACCGGCGCGTCTATCATCGCGATTCAACGGGACGCGGAGACGCTTCCGAACCCGGACGCGGACGACACCATCGCCGCGGGCGACATTCTCGTCACCCTCGGCACCCGCGACGAGCAGTCGGCAGTCGAAGGGCTGGTGACGCCGGACGACGATGGCTGA
- a CDS encoding cation:proton antiporter codes for MAELLLELGVAVAGIAVAGALATRVGLSVIPAYILVGVLLGPNAPTAILGLPVDFVSDGEVIAVLAELGVVFLLFFLGLEFSVEQLLRDRRKITTVGSVDFLVNFGIGAAIGLAFGWTLVETLFLAGIVYISSSAVVTKSLIETGWIANEESSPILGTLVFEDILIAVYLALLAAVTGGGGLREAAVSVGVAFLFLGGLSVVAWYGSAWFERLFTTGSDELFILRVVGLTTLVAGAALALGVSEAVAAFFLGTGLSQTTHVERIEHIVAPARDLFAAVFFFAIGLSTDITLLAGVAGLLAVAVVATTAGKLVSGTLSGRVYGLDQRRSLRVGLGLVPRGEFSLVIVALAASIGTGRLGSVLPAFTVGYVLVMSVVGSVLVDRADTITSAILPSSAEQ; via the coding sequence ATGGCTGAGTTACTACTGGAACTGGGCGTCGCCGTCGCCGGCATCGCCGTCGCGGGGGCACTGGCCACGCGGGTCGGCCTGTCGGTCATCCCCGCGTACATCCTCGTCGGCGTCCTCTTGGGACCGAACGCGCCGACGGCGATACTGGGCCTCCCCGTCGATTTCGTCAGCGACGGCGAGGTCATCGCCGTGCTGGCGGAACTGGGGGTCGTCTTCCTCCTCTTTTTCCTCGGCTTGGAGTTCAGCGTCGAGCAACTGCTTCGGGACCGGCGGAAGATAACCACCGTCGGAAGCGTGGACTTCCTCGTCAACTTCGGCATCGGCGCGGCCATCGGCCTCGCCTTCGGATGGACGCTCGTCGAGACGCTGTTCCTCGCGGGCATCGTCTACATCTCTTCGAGTGCCGTCGTCACGAAGTCGCTCATCGAGACGGGATGGATCGCCAACGAGGAGTCGAGCCCCATCCTCGGGACTCTCGTCTTCGAGGACATCCTCATCGCCGTCTACCTCGCGCTGTTGGCGGCGGTCACCGGCGGCGGCGGCCTCCGCGAGGCGGCCGTCTCCGTCGGCGTCGCCTTCCTCTTTCTCGGGGGCCTCTCGGTCGTCGCGTGGTACGGGTCGGCGTGGTTCGAACGCCTCTTTACCACCGGGTCGGACGAACTGTTCATCCTCCGGGTCGTCGGCCTGACGACGCTGGTGGCCGGGGCGGCACTCGCGCTGGGCGTCAGCGAGGCCGTCGCCGCCTTCTTCCTCGGGACCGGTCTCAGTCAGACCACCCACGTCGAGCGCATCGAACACATCGTCGCTCCAGCGCGGGACCTCTTCGCGGCCGTGTTCTTCTTCGCCATCGGCCTCTCGACGGACATCACCCTGCTCGCGGGCGTCGCCGGACTGCTGGCCGTCGCCGTCGTCGCGACCACCGCTGGGAAACTCGTCAGCGGCACCCTCTCGGGACGGGTCTACGGACTGGACCAGCGCCGGTCGCTTCGGGTCGGACTGGGACTGGTCCCCCGCGGTGAGTTCTCGCTGGTCATCGTCGCGCTGGCGGCCTCGATCGGGACGGGTCGTCTCGGGTCGGTCCTCCCGGCCTTTACCGTCGGCTACGTCCTCGTGATGAGCGTCGTCGGGAGCGTCCTCGTCGACCGCGCGGATACGATTACGTCGGCGATACTGCCGTCGTCGGCGGAGCAGTGA
- a CDS encoding rubrerythrin family protein produces MTASDLLDAVRDDQQTELSRLGSSKTLYADTGGEMNPEAVRAAAAAREQAAHDTFSAWADDESDDAAAALFADAAGDAADRLDDVGADPADRDFAMHDVLDDFESTVERLGGLVGWALVDEKTKGQLTGFFTGQADPQTASTFRSARSDIEVLREEAAELLDENCENDDDWDAAEAAAVDVVAAAYDDYFETLEDLGVNPKPVC; encoded by the coding sequence ATGACAGCCAGCGACCTCCTCGACGCCGTGCGCGACGACCAGCAGACCGAACTCTCCCGACTCGGCTCCTCGAAGACGCTGTACGCCGACACCGGCGGCGAGATGAACCCCGAGGCCGTCCGCGCGGCCGCGGCGGCCCGCGAACAGGCCGCTCACGACACCTTCTCGGCGTGGGCCGACGACGAGTCAGACGACGCGGCCGCCGCGCTGTTCGCCGACGCGGCCGGAGACGCCGCCGACCGACTGGACGACGTGGGCGCGGACCCCGCCGACCGAGACTTCGCGATGCACGACGTCCTCGACGACTTCGAGTCGACGGTCGAACGCCTCGGGGGCCTCGTCGGGTGGGCACTCGTCGACGAGAAGACGAAGGGCCAACTCACCGGCTTCTTCACCGGGCAGGCGGACCCACAGACCGCGAGTACCTTCCGGAGTGCGCGGTCGGACATCGAGGTCCTGCGCGAGGAGGCCGCCGAACTGCTGGACGAGAACTGCGAGAACGACGACGATTGGGACGCGGCCGAGGCCGCCGCCGTCGACGTGGTGGCCGCCGCGTACGACGACTACTTCGAGACGCTGGAAGACCTCGGTGTCAACCCCAAGCCGGTCTGTTAA